The Thermoanaerobaculia bacterium DNA segment CGAGGAGATAGCGGTGCCCCTGGCGCCAGCCGCCGGCCGCTTCGTTGAAATAGCCGATCCAGTGGGGTGCCGCGAGAAGCGTGCCGGCGACGAGCCAGGCGAGCGCCAGGCCGACAGCGACACTCAGCGGGCGCCGCCAGCGCAGCGGAGCACGAGCAGCGGCGAGCCCGCCCGCGGCGATCGCCAGCACCGCGGTGACCGGGAGCAGGTGGCGGTAGCCCAGATTCAGTCCGCTGCGCAGCAGAGTGAAGCCATAGACTGCGGCGAAGACGCCGAGGCCGACGGCGAGCGGATTCGGGCCTTGGGTCCCAGGTCGCCAGCGGAGCGCGAGTGCCCCCAGCCCGCCCACGAACAGGAGGAGCGCCGGCAAGGGAGTCTTGATGGCGAGCGCCCAGGGAAAATAGGACAGGAAACCGCGGTTCGAGTACTCGCCGCGCAGGTAGGCGGCGCGCCCCAGGGCCTTCTTCTGAACGAAGGCGATGCCGAAGAGATAAGGCTCCGGCAGCAGGCGATGGGCATGGGCGAAGCGCAGGAGCGCCGCGCTCTGGCCGGGGCGATCCGAGCCGGTCGACGGATCGTGCAGCACGACCTCCCAGCTCTCGGCGGGTGTCCGCGGTGGCGGCTGGCCGTAGTCGCCCGGCACCATCATGGGAAAATCCGCCTCTCCAGCAGCCGTCGCCCGAAAGCGAAGACCGTAGGCCACCCAGATGGCGAGCAGCGAAACCAGCGCGAGCGCTCCGGCGGCGATGGCCAGTGTGCGGAAGGTGGCCCAGCGCCCACGGCCCGGGCGCGCGACGAGCACCATGGCGACCAGCGCCGGGACGAGCGTCGGCCAGGAGAACTTGACCAGCGCGGAGGCGGAGAAACCGGCGGCCAGAAGGGCCAAGCGCGGCAGCGTGGGCCGGCTCAACCAGCGTTGGGCGGCGAGCAGGGTGAGGAGGGCGGCGAGGGCAAAGGGCACGTCCGCCGTTGCCAGATGACCGTGCGCCAGCCAGTTCGGATCGAACGCCACCACCGTCATCGCGAGCAGCGCCCCGGCGCCGCCGAAGAGCTCGCGCGTCGCCGCGCCGACGGTGAGAACCAGGGCGAGGAACAGGACGATCGCGACCGCTCGGCTGGAGCGGATCAGGCGCTGGCCGTCGTTCCAGGTTTCGTAGAACTCTCTGCCAATCGTCAGGAAGTCGCCGCTCTGCCAGGCCGGCGTCTCCGCTACTGGCCAGTGCACTTGCTGAAAGATCAGTGGCAGGGCGAGGAGCCAGCGCGCGAGCGGCGGGTGGTCGGGGCTGAGGCGGAAGTCGCCGGTGACCAGGGTCGAGTAGCCGGCGACGAGATGACTCGGTTCGTCCACCGTCACGCTGTCGGTCGTCGCAGCGCTCCACGCCAGTCCCGCCGCGCAGGCCAGGAGCAGGGCGGCGAGCCAGGGGGCGAGACGCTCGAGCATGAACGAATAGACTATCTTCGCTTGCACCTCGAATGACGACTCCGCCCCCCACCTCCGCGCCTCGCGTCGGCCGTCGCGCTGCTCTCGTGCGCGGAGCGATCCTCCTCTTTCTGGTCGCGCTGATGCTCGAGGGGGTGGCACGCTGGGTGGTGCATTCGGAGAGCGTCCTGGCGCGGATCTCCTCGCCCTTCGACGAGGCCTCCTGGCGTCTGCGGTGGGTGAATCGCCATCGCGGCGGCGAAACGCCCTATGCCTTCTCCTTCGACGTGCATCACCCGATCCGCGGCTGGGCGGTGGGCCCGAACGTCCGGAACCTCGAGGTTTTCGGCGGCAAGCGGCTGAATACCGACGCGCACGGTCTGCGCGGTGCCCGGGAAGTGCCGTTCGAGAAGACGCCCGGGACGACCCGCATCGCGATCTTCGGCGACTCCTTCACCTTCGGCGAAGAGGTGAGCGACGGCGAGACTTTCGCCCACCAGCTCGAGCTGCTGGTCCCGGGGATCGAGGTGCTGAACTTCGGCGTCCACGGCTACGGCCACGATCAGGAGCTGCTCTACCTGCGCGAAGCGCTGCCGCTCTACCGGCCGGACGTCGTCCTGGTCGGCCACGTCACCGACGACTCGATGCGCAATATGCTCGCCTTCCGCAGCTTCGCCAAGCCCTGGTTCAGAATCGCGGGCGACCGGTTGGAGCTTCACGGCACGCCCGTGCCGCCGCCGGCGGAGTTTCTCGCCGCCCACGTCTGGGGCTCGCGTTTTCTGGACCTCCTGAGGATGGCGCGCGAGCGGCTCCTCTGGCGCTGGGGAGATCGCATCGGCGAGACCGACCGGCTGACCGACGCGATCCTCTCCGCGATCTTCCGCGAAGCGCGGGCCGCCGGCGCGCGTCCGGGGATCGTGCTGCTGCCGGTGTGGGGAGAGTTGGGCGTCGCGGATCCGGCGCCCCTGCCGGGAGAGCAGTTCGTGGCGGCGGTCGCGGAGCGGGAGAGGGTCCCTTGCCTCGCCCTGCGCCCGCTCTTCGTCGAGCGCGCGCGACTCGGAGCCGAGTTCGAGCGCCGCGAGCATTGGCGGCCGCTCGAGCACCGGCTCGCCGCCGGCGGCATCGCCGACTTCCTGCGCCGGGAGGGCTTCCTGCCGTGAGTCGCAGCGCCGCGGCACTCATCGCCGCCGCCTTGCTCGCGGCGCTGGTGCTCTTCGCCTTCCTGCCGACGCTCGGTCAAGGTTGGGCGCCGATCGACGACGGCCTCAATTTCACCCGCAACGAGCACTATCGCGGCCTGGGTTGGGAGAACCTGCGCTGGATGTGGACCACCCGGCTCGCCGGCCACTACATCCCGTTGTCCTGGATGACTCTGGGAGCCGACTTCCTCGTTTATGGGATGAACCCGGCCGGCTACCATCGCACCAATCTCCTGCTCCACCTGGCGAACGCCCTGTTGCTCTTCGGCCTCGCGCTGCAGCTCTCTCGCCGGCCCGATGTCGGCGGCCCGGCGCCGACCGAGGGGCGGCCCTACGCGGTGTGGGCTGCGCTCGCGGCTTTCGCCGCCGCGGCCTTCTTCGCCCTCCATCCGCTGCGCGTCGAGTCGGTCGCCTGGATCACCGAGCGCCGCGACCTGCTCTGCGGCCTGTTCTGTCTGCTCACCGTGCAGGCCTATCTCCGCTACGTCGAGCGCACGGGCGGGCGGCGGTGGGCCGCCTACGTGCTCGCGCTCGCCGCTTTCGCTGCCGCGCTGCTCTCCAAAGGTCTCGCGGTGGTCCTGCCGGGGGCGCTCCTCGCGCTCGATCTCGGGCCGCTGCGACGCCTCGATCCCGATCCGCGCCGCTGGCGACTTGATGCCTGGCGTCCGCTGCTGCTCGAAAAGGTGCCCTTCCTTTTCCTGTCGGCGCTCGTCGCTGCGGTCACCCTTTGGGCGATCGCGCCCGTCATGTCGGAGTCGAAGGTCGCGGGCCCCGAGCACCGGCTCCTGGCGGCCGGTTTCGGTCTCTCCTTCTATCTCGAGAAGACCTTCGCGCCGCTGGCCATACCGTTCCAGATTCCGACCACCGACCTGCTGACCTTCGCAGCGAATCCCGCTGTCGCGGCGCGGGGAGCGGGCTTCCTCGCCCTGCTAGGGCTGGCGGTCTGTGCTTGGTGGCGTTGGCGCCGGCCGCACGTCGCGTTGTCCCTGGCGGTCTTCACGCTCTTCGTCTTGCCGGTGAGCGGGCTCTTCCAGGCCGGGCCGCAGCTCGCAGCGCATCGCTACACCTACCTCGCCGGTCTGTCGCTCGCGCTGCTGGTCGGCGGCCTCGTGCTGCGCGGCAGCCGGTTGCGGTCGCTGTCAGCGCAGGTGGCGGTGGCGCTCGTCGTCGTGGCGGTAGCCGGTTCGCTGACGAAGGCCACGCGCTCTCAGGTGGCTCTCTGGCGGGACGAGGTGACCTTCTGCCGCGCCGCCGTCGAGGCCGCGCCGCGAGCCTGGGCGCCGGTCGGCGCTCTGTCTCGGGCCCTCCTCCTGCGCGGGGAGGACGCGGAGGCGCTTGCCGTGCTGCGCGCCGGGCGGCAGCGGTTGCCGGGCGCGATGCTGCTGCCGTACCTCGAGGCGATGGTCCTGGCGACGAGCGGGTCGCGCGACGTGCGCGACGGCGCGCAGGCGCTCGCGCTCGCTGAGCGGATCGCGCGCGCCACGAGCTTTCAGGATCCCGCCGCGCTGCTGGCGTTCGCCTCCGCCGCGGCGGAGACTGGAGATGATTCGGCAGCGCGGCGCCTCCTCGAATCGGCCGTGGTCCTCGCCCGGGAGGGCCGCAAGCCCGAGCTGCTGCCGGCCCTGGAGGAGGCGAAGCGACAGCTCGCGAGCCAGGCGCATGTGCGGTTCTCGGCCGCAGACTGGGGCCGCTATCGTCTTTGAGCGCAACATGGCCCACGGACCCCGTGGCCGACTCCTCGCCCCGCTATAATCGCCGCGCTTCTTTTCATGGAGTCCCTGAATGAAACGTAATGCCTCTCTGGTCGGTCTGCTGTCGGCGACCCTCGCCCTGCCGGTGGGTTGCAGCAAGGCTCCCGAATCCCAGCCCGCTCGAGAGCTCGATCCGGCGGCGGTCGTCGCCCGCTTCTCGGGAGGGGAGATCCTCAGATCGGAGATTCAGGCGGCGCTGGCGAACCGGCTGGCGTCGGTGCCGAAACCGGTGGCCGCAGAGACCCGCCAGCTCATGGTGAGGAAGGTCGTCGAACGGCGGGTGCGGCTCGCGATGCTCGTCGCCGAAGCGAAGGCCAAGGGCTACGAATCGCGGCCGGAAGTGCAGTACCAGGCGGCTGCGGACGGCGAGAGGATCCTCGCCACCGATTTCGTGGCGACCGCGGTCGCCGACGTGCATGCCGCCGACAGCCTCGTCGCTGCGGCGGTCGAGAGCCGGCTGCAGAGCGTCCATCCCGAGGAGGCGAGGAAGTTCAGTCACATCTTTCTTCGTGCCGCGGAATCCGACGCGGCAGCGCGGTCGGCAGCCGAAGCGAAGATGCAGGGCATTCTTGCGGAGCTCAAGAGCGGCAAGGGCTTCAATGAGCTGGCAGAGCTCCATTCGGATTCGGTGGACGCCCGGGCTGGCGGCCGCATCGAGTGGACGATGCGCAAGAGCCTGCAGCGCGCCGCGGGGGACGCGATCTTTGCCCTGCAGGAGGGCGGACTCTCGCCGGTCGTCGCTGCGAAGGATGGCTTGCATCTGTTTCGCCTCGACGGCATCCGTTCGGGCAGCCCGCTCGACGTCGAAGGGATCCGCCGCGCCGTGCGCAACGAGCTCGACGGCGAAGCGCGCACCCTTGCCGAGCGCGCCCTGCGCCAGCAGGAGCTCGACGCGGCCGGTGTCGAGCTCGCGGCGCCCCGCACCCTGATGGCAGCGGGAGGCCCGGGCGAGCGCTGGGTGGCGCGTTGGAAGGGTGGCGAAGTGAGCGCGGAGGAGTTTCGCGCCTTGCGGCCTCTGTCCGTCGTCCACCCGGAGCGCGCCAGCGCTTTCCTGCGCGAGTTGGTGGAGAACCGCCTTCTCGCGGCACGTCGCCGCGCGCAGGGGCTCACCCCGGCGCTCGAGGGCGAGATCTCCGCAGCAACCCGGCAGGCCCTGGTCGATACCTATCGCGCCGCGTTGATCGCGGAGATTCCGGTCGAGCCCACCGAAGAGGAGGTCGCCCGCTACTACCGCGAGAACGGCGAGAGCACCCTCTTCCTCCGCGACTACCGCCTGGATGTGCTGTTCTTTCCACAGTCCGGCGAAAGCGTCGCCCAGGTCTATGCGGCGGGCGAGAAGGTCGTGGCCGAACTGCGGGCGGGAAGGCCCTTCGATCAGTTGCTCGACCCACCGGTGCAGTCCGATGCGCGAATCTGCCGGGATGCTCACGGTTTCGACCTCCAGCAGGTGGGCCAGCAGTCGATCCGGATGCGCAAGGCCGTCCTGAATCTGGCCGCTGGAGAGGTGACTCCGGCCCTCTATCTCGACGGGCCGCTCGTCGCGCTGGGCTCGACCGACTGCCGGCTCGAGGGACGTGGCGTCGCCTTCGTTCGCCTGCGCGAGATCCGCACGTTGCCGCTGGAGAGCGCCCGGCCGGCGATTCAGACGGCGCTCCGGAATGAGAAAGAAGCGGCCGGGATCGAGGCCATCCAGGCTCGCCTGGTCGCCGAATCGGGTCTGGCGATCCTCCTCCCCGAGGGTTGAGCGGGCGCGCACGGCGATGATCGCTCTGCCGCCGCTCGCGGTCGCAGCTCTCTCGACGACTGCACTCGTTCTGCTGCTCGCGCACCGCCGCGCGAACCTGGGTGGTGCAGCCACGGCGACGTTCGTGCTCGCTGCCGTGGCCTACGGCTGGCTGCGCTCGACCGCCATCGGCCTGTTGAGCGCGGCGGCGCACACAGACACCCCCTATCGCATCGTGACGCCGCTGGTCGCCGCCGGTGGCGTGCCGCTGCAGGAGCTCGTCGGCTGGGTCTCTGCCGTCGCGCTGGCGGGCTATGTCGCCGACCGGCTCCTGCGCCGTCTCGGCCGTGCGGCGGACGCCTGGGGCACCGCTCTCGTCGCCGGGTTCGCGATGGCGGCGATCTGCCTCGCGGTCGAGTCGGCGGCGGTGACGGCGGGCTGGTGGTCGTGGAGCCTCGGCCACCCGGCCACCGGGCTGTTGTGTTTCCCGGCGATCGCGCTGCTCGATTGGGGCTTCGTCGCCTTCGACATCCTGCTGCCGTTCGAGCTCTGGCGTCGCCGCGCGCCACTGGGCGAACGCGTCGCCGGCCTCTTGTTCTTTCCGCTCCATCTGGCGGGCCACGCCCTGACGGCGCCGGTCACGACGGCGCTGCCGCTCGCCGGTTTCGATCTGGTCCATGTCGGGCTGATCGCTGCGGTCGCAGCTCTCGCCTTCGCACCCGGCAGCCGGAGCGCGGACAGCCCGTGGCCGGCTTCGGCCGGAGAGCGCTGGCGGCCAGCGGTGCTCGTCGGCGGCGGCCTGATCGTACTGACGACGGCGACCCAGCTCGGAATGCTGCGCGAGTGGCGCCAGTTGTGGACCGGCCTGCCGCTCGCCGCGGCGATCCTCGGCGCGGTGACCGCGAAGATTCCGGCCGCGGTCGGCCGCGCCGAGACGCGGCGCTATCTGCCTGCGGCCTGGATCTTCCTGGCGCTCTTTGCCGGCGGCCTGTTCCTGCGCCTGCCGGAGGCGCTCCGCGCGCGCGACTTCGAGCAGCTCGTCGGCCTCGGCGTCAGGGCGCTCGCGGCGGGTGACCTGGCGGCGGCGCGAGAACAGCTCTCCGCCGCGCTCGCCCGCCGCCCCGGGCATGCGGACGTCCGCTGGCTGCTCGGGTGGGCGGAGCTCCAGGCCGGCGACCGCGCCGCGGCGCGCGAGCACCTCGAAGTTGCCGTCGCTGCCCGCCCGGCGTCCGTCGAAGCGACGCGCTATCTCGCGCTGCTCGATCTGCTGGAAGAGCGGAGCGGAGACGCGGCAACTTCCCTCGCGCAGCGCCGCAAGCGGTACCCGGAAACTGCGGACCTCGCCTATCTCGTTTGGGTGGCGACCGTAGCGCAGCAGGACCGCCAAGGTACGCCGGCGCCGATCGTCGCCACGGCCGGTACGGGCGAGCTCCGGGAGATCTTCGCGTTGGCGCGTGCATTGGGTGATCGGCCCACGATGCAGGCCTGCTACGAGCGCGAACGCGCCGGCGCCGAAGCAAAGAGCCCATGAGCTCAGGGGGCGGAGGGCAACGCCTCGGCCATCGCTCGCGCCGTGGCGATCAGATCTTCGGGATGCCCCTCATCGGCAAGGATGCGGTCGAGCTCCGCTTCTGCCTCGCGCGATCGTCGCTCAGCGGCAAGGTAGCGCGCCAGGGAGAGTCGCAGCCAGCCGGCGTTGGGAGACGCTCCGAGGCCTCGTTGCCACTCCGCCTCCGCCTCCGCCCGCTTGCCGCTTTGAGCCAGGGCTTCGGCGAACAGGCGACTCGCGCTGGCCGAGTGCGGTGCCATTCGGGCGAGTCTCTGCGAACGTTCGAGCGCTGATCCGAGATCGCCGCGCTCGCGCGCCAGCACGACGAGTTGGGCGAGAGCCGTCAACGAGCTCGGGTCGAGCTCGAGGAGGCGGGCAAAGTACCGCTCTGCGTCTCCGCTCCGACCCTGCAGGCGGGCGATACGCCCCAAGCCCTCGAACGCAGCGATCGGTGGCCTGTCGACGGTCGTGTAGGCCAGGAAGGCGGCGTTCGCCTCGTCGAGCCGGTGCGCGGCGAGAAGTTGATTGGCGCGGTCGAGCCCAGACAGAAAGCCGATGGCGTCGCGCGGATTGGCGCCGCGGGTCTTCGCGGAGATCGGCCCGCTGATGTAGCCGAGGGCCGCGATGCGCGCCTGTTCTTCGGCGCCGGCTTCGGTTGCAGCCAGCTTCTCGGACTGCTTTCTCGTCAGGGTCGCGATCCGGCGCGCTTCACGCTCGAGCGGCGCGGCCGCCGCACGGTCTCGTTCCAGTCGATCGAGCGTCTCCCGCG contains these protein-coding regions:
- a CDS encoding peptidyl-prolyl cis-trans isomerase; protein product: MKRNASLVGLLSATLALPVGCSKAPESQPARELDPAAVVARFSGGEILRSEIQAALANRLASVPKPVAAETRQLMVRKVVERRVRLAMLVAEAKAKGYESRPEVQYQAAADGERILATDFVATAVADVHAADSLVAAAVESRLQSVHPEEARKFSHIFLRAAESDAAARSAAEAKMQGILAELKSGKGFNELAELHSDSVDARAGGRIEWTMRKSLQRAAGDAIFALQEGGLSPVVAAKDGLHLFRLDGIRSGSPLDVEGIRRAVRNELDGEARTLAERALRQQELDAAGVELAAPRTLMAAGGPGERWVARWKGGEVSAEEFRALRPLSVVHPERASAFLRELVENRLLAARRRAQGLTPALEGEISAATRQALVDTYRAALIAEIPVEPTEEEVARYYRENGESTLFLRDYRLDVLFFPQSGESVAQVYAAGEKVVAELRAGRPFDQLLDPPVQSDARICRDAHGFDLQQVGQQSIRMRKAVLNLAAGEVTPALYLDGPLVALGSTDCRLEGRGVAFVRLREIRTLPLESARPAIQTALRNEKEAAGIEAIQARLVAESGLAILLPEG
- a CDS encoding glycosyltransferase family 39 protein, which gives rise to MQAKIVYSFMLERLAPWLAALLLACAAGLAWSAATTDSVTVDEPSHLVAGYSTLVTGDFRLSPDHPPLARWLLALPLIFQQVHWPVAETPAWQSGDFLTIGREFYETWNDGQRLIRSSRAVAIVLFLALVLTVGAATRELFGGAGALLAMTVVAFDPNWLAHGHLATADVPFALAALLTLLAAQRWLSRPTLPRLALLAAGFSASALVKFSWPTLVPALVAMVLVARPGRGRWATFRTLAIAAGALALVSLLAIWVAYGLRFRATAAGEADFPMMVPGDYGQPPPRTPAESWEVVLHDPSTGSDRPGQSAALLRFAHAHRLLPEPYLFGIAFVQKKALGRAAYLRGEYSNRGFLSYFPWALAIKTPLPALLLFVGGLGALALRWRPGTQGPNPLAVGLGVFAAVYGFTLLRSGLNLGYRHLLPVTAVLAIAAGGLAAARAPLRWRRPLSVAVGLALAWLVAGTLLAAPHWIGYFNEAAGGWRQGHRYLLDSNLDWGQDLLRLRTRLAREPDDLPVWLLQAGHPPLPRGMQVRWLWGEGSHAPHPAAIAGGLYVVSASDLLGLTRPLARAESWRDPRLIARFEQAAATARVSTEVKADAIDDFEALRRLRLLSRLALRPPDERIGTSLFLFRLSDAEVAEWTTP
- a CDS encoding tetratricopeptide repeat protein; this translates as MIALPPLAVAALSTTALVLLLAHRRANLGGAATATFVLAAVAYGWLRSTAIGLLSAAAHTDTPYRIVTPLVAAGGVPLQELVGWVSAVALAGYVADRLLRRLGRAADAWGTALVAGFAMAAICLAVESAAVTAGWWSWSLGHPATGLLCFPAIALLDWGFVAFDILLPFELWRRRAPLGERVAGLLFFPLHLAGHALTAPVTTALPLAGFDLVHVGLIAAVAALAFAPGSRSADSPWPASAGERWRPAVLVGGGLIVLTTATQLGMLREWRQLWTGLPLAAAILGAVTAKIPAAVGRAETRRYLPAAWIFLALFAGGLFLRLPEALRARDFEQLVGLGVRALAAGDLAAAREQLSAALARRPGHADVRWLLGWAELQAGDRAAAREHLEVAVAARPASVEATRYLALLDLLEERSGDAATSLAQRRKRYPETADLAYLVWVATVAQQDRQGTPAPIVATAGTGELREIFALARALGDRPTMQACYERERAGAEAKSP